One part of the Bradyrhizobium sp. CB1650 genome encodes these proteins:
- a CDS encoding GNAT family N-acetyltransferase, with protein MNDLQIRNMRPEEISLAIDWAAAEGWNPGLADAACFAIPDAQGFFLGEIDAEPVATVSCVNYGAAFAFLGFYIVRAPFRGAGHGLRIWNAAIAHAGSRVIGLDGVVAQQDNYKKSGFQLAHANIRYGGTVAAPPSPPADVVALESIPFAMVEADDATVFPAPRSAFLRAWIDAPGHIGRALMRDGRIAAWGVIRPCRTGRKIGPLVADDRAGAETIMQALLASAGGGEVFLDVPAVNGEAVAMAESFGLTPVFETARMYTGPIRPLRLDRVFGVTSFELG; from the coding sequence ATGAATGACTTGCAGATCCGCAACATGCGCCCCGAGGAGATTTCCCTCGCGATCGACTGGGCCGCAGCGGAGGGCTGGAATCCGGGACTCGCGGACGCCGCCTGTTTCGCCATCCCCGATGCGCAAGGCTTCTTTCTCGGCGAGATCGATGCCGAGCCGGTCGCGACCGTCTCCTGCGTCAACTATGGCGCGGCCTTCGCCTTTCTCGGCTTCTACATCGTGCGCGCACCTTTTCGCGGCGCGGGCCATGGCCTGCGCATCTGGAACGCAGCGATCGCACATGCGGGATCCCGCGTGATCGGGCTCGACGGCGTCGTGGCCCAGCAGGACAACTACAAGAAATCCGGCTTCCAGCTTGCTCACGCCAATATCCGCTACGGCGGCACCGTCGCGGCTCCGCCTTCACCGCCGGCCGATGTCGTCGCGCTCGAGAGCATCCCGTTCGCAATGGTGGAGGCCGACGACGCCACTGTCTTCCCGGCTCCGCGCAGCGCCTTCCTGCGGGCCTGGATCGACGCGCCCGGCCATATCGGCCGCGCGCTCATGCGCGACGGCCGGATTGCGGCATGGGGCGTCATCCGTCCGTGCCGTACCGGCCGCAAGATCGGCCCGCTCGTTGCCGACGATCGCGCCGGCGCGGAGACGATCATGCAGGCCCTGCTCGCAAGCGCGGGCGGCGGCGAGGTCTTTCTCGATGTCCCAGCCGTCAACGGCGAGGCGGTTGCGATGGCCGAATCTTTCGGCCTCACGCCGGTGTTCGAGACCGCACGGATGTACACCGGACCGATCCGCCCGCTGCGGCTCGACCGCGTGTTCGGCGTGACCAGCTTCGAGCTGGGCTAA
- a CDS encoding SDR family oxidoreductase: protein MAAEKVALVTAGGSGMGAGAARRLAADGFRVAVLSSSGKGEALAAELGGFGVTGSNRSNDDLKRLVDGALAKWGRIDVLVNSAGHGPRAPITEITDEQWHTGLDTYLLNVVRPTRLVTPVMQAQKSGAIVNISTAWAFEPSAMFPTSAVFRAGLAAFTKIFTDTHAADNIRMNNVLPGWIDSLPATEARRDSVPLKRYGKVEEIAATISFLASDGAAYITGQNIRVDGGLTRSV from the coding sequence ATGGCAGCAGAAAAGGTCGCACTCGTCACCGCGGGCGGCAGCGGCATGGGGGCGGGGGCCGCGCGGCGGCTTGCCGCCGACGGCTTTCGCGTCGCGGTCCTGTCATCCTCCGGCAAGGGTGAGGCGCTGGCGGCTGAGCTCGGCGGCTTCGGCGTCACCGGCTCGAACAGGTCGAACGACGATCTGAAGCGGCTCGTCGATGGCGCGCTTGCCAAGTGGGGACGCATCGACGTGCTCGTCAACAGCGCCGGCCACGGCCCGCGCGCACCGATCACGGAGATCACCGACGAGCAGTGGCACACCGGCCTCGACACGTATCTGCTCAACGTGGTCCGTCCGACACGGCTGGTCACGCCGGTCATGCAGGCGCAGAAGAGCGGCGCCATCGTCAACATCTCGACCGCCTGGGCGTTCGAGCCGAGCGCGATGTTCCCGACCTCGGCGGTGTTTCGCGCCGGGCTGGCCGCCTTCACCAAGATCTTCACCGACACCCATGCTGCCGACAACATTCGGATGAACAACGTGCTGCCGGGCTGGATCGACAGCCTGCCGGCGACGGAAGCGCGGCGCGACAGCGTGCCGCTGAAGCGCTACGGCAAGGTCGAGGAGATCGCGGCGACGATCTCCTTCCTGGCCTCAGACGGCGCGGCCTACATCACCGGACAGAACATCCGCGTCGACGGCGGGCTGACGCGGTCGGTCTGA